A genomic stretch from Halopiger aswanensis includes:
- a CDS encoding 30S ribosomal protein S7, translating into MAVEDQPDPDAPAGGADVSAKLFGEWELGEIEYADPSTERYITVTPVAHTAGRHASKQFKKSQISIVERFINRLMQTEENTGKKQKTLNYVREAFDIIHERTEENPIQVLVTAVENAAPREETVRLKYGGISVPKAVDVAPQRRVDQALKFLAEGVYNDSFKTATPVEEAIASQLIGAANYDVQTYAVSQKEEKERVAAAAR; encoded by the coding sequence ATGGCTGTCGAAGACCAACCCGATCCGGACGCCCCTGCGGGCGGCGCAGACGTGTCGGCGAAGCTGTTCGGTGAGTGGGAACTCGGCGAAATCGAGTACGCCGACCCCTCGACCGAGCGCTACATCACGGTGACCCCGGTCGCACACACCGCCGGTCGCCACGCCAGCAAGCAGTTCAAGAAGTCCCAGATCTCCATCGTCGAGCGGTTCATCAACCGTCTCATGCAGACCGAGGAGAACACGGGCAAGAAGCAGAAGACGCTCAACTACGTCCGCGAGGCGTTCGACATCATCCACGAGCGCACCGAGGAGAACCCGATTCAGGTGCTGGTCACCGCCGTCGAGAACGCGGCTCCGCGCGAGGAGACCGTCCGCCTGAAGTACGGCGGCATCTCGGTCCCGAAGGCCGTCGACGTCGCCCCCCAGCGACGCGTCGACCAGGCCCTGAAGTTCCTCGCCGAAGGCGTCTACAACGACTCGTTCAAGACGGCGACGCCCGTCGAGGAGGCCATCGCCAGCCAGCTCATCGGCGCGGCCAACTACGACGTCCAGACCTACGCGGTCAGCCAGAAGGAAGAGAAAGAGCGCGTCGCGGCGGCTGCACGCTAA
- a CDS encoding 30S ribosomal protein S12 — translation MANGKYAARKLKKDRQEQRWSDSDYARRARGLREKSDPLEGAPQGRGIVLEKVGIEAKQPNSAIRKCVRVQLIKNGKQVTAFCPGDGAISFIDEHDEVTIAGIGGAKGRAMGDLSGVNYKVDKVNGVALKELVRGNAEKPVR, via the coding sequence ATGGCAAACGGCAAGTACGCCGCGCGCAAGCTCAAGAAGGACCGCCAGGAGCAGCGGTGGTCCGACTCGGACTACGCGCGCCGCGCCCGTGGACTTCGCGAGAAGTCCGACCCCCTCGAGGGAGCGCCCCAGGGTCGAGGCATCGTTCTGGAGAAGGTCGGCATCGAGGCCAAGCAGCCCAACTCGGCGATCCGAAAGTGCGTTCGAGTGCAGCTGATCAAGAACGGGAAGCAGGTCACCGCGTTCTGCCCCGGTGACGGCGCCATCTCGTTCATCGACGAACACGACGAAGTCACCATCGCCGGGATCGGTGGCGCAAAGGGTCGCGCGATGGGTGACCTCTCCGGTGTCAACTACAAGGTTGACAAGGTCAACGGCGTCGCACTGAAGGAACTCGTTCGCGGTAACGCGGAGAAACCGGTGCGCTAA
- a CDS encoding 4-vinyl reductase: MATINTVLVTTSWLGRLLGLADEGAESDEPPAVDDRTGFEGSLEGSEVIGRSPQSYVAAGDSISSFVGKEVSNKLAKYGLEDIDPEEWYPLEIPLAMLYDMRDEYGGVRMRNMGQNVPEHVKFPPELSEVDDALHAIDRAYHQNHRGGDLGSYEFHQEGPNEGRMVCENPYPCEFDKGLIKGVARKFADNPVKVEEVGDHCRSDGDARCEYRVDWI; the protein is encoded by the coding sequence ATGGCGACGATTAATACGGTACTTGTCACTACCTCGTGGCTCGGACGGCTCCTCGGGCTCGCGGACGAAGGGGCCGAATCGGACGAACCGCCGGCGGTCGACGATCGAACCGGGTTCGAGGGATCGCTCGAGGGATCGGAAGTAATCGGTCGAAGCCCCCAGTCGTACGTCGCCGCGGGTGACTCCATCTCGTCGTTCGTGGGGAAAGAGGTCTCGAACAAGCTCGCGAAATACGGGCTCGAGGACATCGATCCCGAGGAGTGGTACCCGCTAGAGATTCCGCTGGCCATGCTGTACGATATGCGCGACGAGTACGGCGGCGTCAGAATGCGGAATATGGGCCAGAACGTCCCCGAGCACGTCAAGTTTCCCCCGGAGCTGTCCGAGGTCGACGACGCGTTGCATGCGATCGATCGAGCGTACCACCAGAACCACCGCGGCGGCGACCTCGGCTCGTACGAGTTCCACCAGGAGGGGCCGAACGAGGGGCGGATGGTCTGCGAGAACCCCTACCCCTGCGAGTTCGATAAGGGCCTCATCAAGGGCGTCGCCAGGAAGTTCGCCGACAATCCCGTCAAGGTCGAGGAGGTCGGCGACCACTGTCGCTCGGACGGCGACGCCCGCTGCGAGTATCGCGTCGACTGGATCTGA